Proteins encoded together in one bacterium window:
- the thiE gene encoding thiamine phosphate synthase, with protein sequence MRRLEGIYALCDNSLNPARGHLELAKALLEGGAPILQLRMKGEKDSAKIRRTAGAILELKSDYEFIFLLNDFVEIGRELPVDGVHVGQDDLAVEKARELLGPGKLIGYSSHSPAEAREAERRGADYVALGAVYPTATKGPGHPIQGLAKLKEVVAALSVPVVAIGGINRSNIGEVAQSGAAMAAMIGALTLAPNVAAETRWFVEEFERRRAKS encoded by the coding sequence ATGCGGCGACTCGAAGGAATCTACGCCCTCTGCGACAACAGCCTGAATCCGGCCCGCGGCCACCTCGAGCTGGCCAAGGCTCTGCTCGAAGGCGGCGCCCCCATCCTGCAACTGCGGATGAAGGGCGAAAAAGACTCGGCCAAGATCCGCCGAACCGCCGGCGCCATCCTCGAATTGAAATCGGACTATGAATTTATTTTCCTGCTCAACGATTTCGTCGAGATCGGACGGGAGCTGCCGGTGGACGGCGTCCACGTCGGCCAAGATGACCTGGCGGTGGAAAAGGCCCGCGAGCTGCTGGGGCCCGGCAAGTTGATCGGCTACAGCTCGCACTCGCCGGCCGAAGCTCGGGAAGCCGAACGGCGCGGCGCCGATTATGTCGCGCTGGGCGCCGTCTACCCAACCGCGACCAAGGGACCGGGCCACCCGATCCAAGGCCTAGCCAAATTGAAGGAGGTCGTGGCGGCGCTGTCGGTGCCGGTGGTCGCCATCGGCGGCATCAACCGGAGCAATATCGGCGAAGTCGCCCAAAGCGGAGCCGCGATGGCGGCGATGATCGGCGCGCTGACCTTGGCGCCGAACGTGGCGGCCGAGACCCGCTGGTTCGTCGAGGAGTTCGAGCGCCGGAGGGCCAAGTCTTGA
- a CDS encoding cupin domain-containing protein, producing the protein MGKQLCRLAVMVALSALAFIRPAAADDAFPMLVYEPYDIVPQSELISLGDPEDNGGTVLRGDITLKGRFDFLGDGMAAGIFQATTRRGVKVRVVMPFSEHATVIIGRVTLTDEFGNRHTYNPGDSYFIKQGSVILWEQTAPLLQKSFFNYTLP; encoded by the coding sequence ATGGGCAAACAATTATGTCGATTGGCGGTCATGGTGGCCCTCTCGGCGCTAGCTTTCATCAGGCCGGCTGCGGCCGACGATGCCTTTCCGATGCTCGTTTACGAGCCTTACGATATCGTGCCTCAGTCCGAGCTGATCTCCTTGGGTGATCCCGAGGACAATGGCGGAACGGTTCTACGGGGCGACATCACCCTCAAGGGTCGCTTTGATTTTCTCGGCGATGGAATGGCCGCCGGAATTTTCCAAGCCACGACCAGGCGGGGGGTCAAGGTCCGGGTGGTGATGCCCTTTTCGGAGCACGCCACCGTCATCATCGGCCGGGTGACCTTGACCGATGAGTTCGGCAACCGCCACACCTACAATCCCGGCGACAGCTACTTCATCAAGCAGGGCAGCGTGATCCTTTGGGAACAAACCGCGCCGCTCTTGCAAAAATCCTTCTTTAATTACACCTTGCCTTGA
- the rho gene encoding transcription termination factor Rho, which yields MRQSRHSRGGRSDRRFSGPRRHSSPHRHGPKPEAKKSNAYALFTDRTSIDPFERIRLETEGGPLAMRVFDFICPIGKGQRGLIVAPPKAGKTTLLQQICQAVAKNHPEIKLYALLVEERPEEVTDFKRSVPAEIRASSSDHDTEHHIETANILLEDAVTQAVEGKDVLIVVDSLTRLSRVHNREARSGKTLSGGVDANALEVPRRFFGAARKLEEGGSLTILATALIQTGSQMDEYIFQEFKGTGNMELVLSRRLAEQRIFPAIDIAASGTRKEEKLLSPEEYAAMQKIRKYLAGLNPVDAGKKLVETLQKFPNAAALLKTVSDL from the coding sequence ATGAGACAATCCCGACACTCTCGCGGCGGCCGTTCCGACCGTCGCTTTTCCGGTCCCCGACGCCATTCTTCGCCGCATCGACACGGCCCCAAGCCCGAGGCGAAGAAGTCCAATGCCTACGCCCTCTTCACCGATCGGACCTCGATCGACCCCTTCGAGCGAATCCGGCTCGAAACCGAGGGCGGCCCCCTGGCGATGCGGGTCTTCGACTTTATCTGCCCCATCGGCAAGGGCCAGCGCGGCCTGATCGTGGCTCCGCCTAAGGCCGGCAAAACCACCCTGCTCCAGCAGATCTGCCAGGCCGTGGCCAAGAATCATCCTGAGATCAAGCTTTACGCCTTATTGGTCGAAGAGCGGCCCGAGGAAGTCACCGACTTCAAGCGCTCGGTGCCGGCCGAGATCCGGGCCTCCTCCTCGGACCACGACACCGAACATCACATCGAAACGGCCAATATCCTCTTGGAAGACGCCGTGACCCAAGCCGTCGAGGGCAAGGACGTCTTGATCGTCGTCGACTCCTTGACCCGGCTCTCTCGGGTCCACAACCGCGAGGCCCGCAGCGGCAAGACCCTGAGCGGCGGCGTCGACGCCAACGCGCTGGAAGTTCCGCGGCGCTTTTTCGGCGCGGCCCGCAAGCTGGAGGAAGGCGGCTCATTGACGATCCTGGCCACCGCCCTGATCCAGACCGGCAGCCAGATGGACGAATATATCTTTCAGGAGTTCAAGGGCACCGGCAACATGGAGCTGGTGCTTTCGCGGCGCCTGGCCGAGCAACGGATCTTCCCGGCCATCGACATCGCCGCCTCCGGCACCCGCAAGGAAGAGAAATTGCTCAGCCCCGAGGAATATGCGGCGATGCAGAAGATCCGCAAATACCTGGCCGGGCTGAATCCGGTCGACGCCGGCAAGAAGCTGGTCGAGACCCTCCAGAAATTCCCCAACGCCGCGGCCCTGCTCAAGACGGTTTCCGACCTATAA
- a CDS encoding LuxR C-terminal-related transcriptional regulator — protein sequence MGRFASFLHSLEQAVSPAELKSRFMDRAGEALGSEVQALYFFGSQGDCFEEIHLRGIRESFVFEYEELRREGEPGFELLIRSRQPISDAKVYPGRRWKNSALYRLNGKYRMRHYLCSPILRQGRVIGMLSLGRSSEVAAFDRRDGLRAEAISRIFAERLLEVSGRDSQAEFPSSHSMETARLRAARALLRADLGRLEDEARSLPPEEAALWWQGLAANQVAPIDFFDRGSKRYVLLPLNGPGSDTVAARPLTAREREIVGRVAAGDANKVIAFDLGLSVSTVASHLASAMAKLGLVSRVQLVEKFIGRKPS from the coding sequence ATGGGACGCTTCGCCAGTTTCCTTCATTCGCTGGAACAGGCCGTCAGCCCGGCCGAGTTGAAGTCGCGGTTCATGGACCGGGCCGGCGAAGCTTTGGGCTCCGAGGTGCAGGCCTTGTATTTTTTCGGGAGCCAAGGCGATTGCTTCGAAGAGATCCATTTGCGTGGGATTCGCGAATCCTTCGTCTTCGAATACGAGGAGCTTCGCCGCGAAGGCGAGCCCGGTTTCGAGCTGTTGATCCGGAGTCGCCAGCCGATCAGCGATGCCAAGGTCTACCCCGGCCGGCGCTGGAAAAATTCGGCCCTCTACCGGCTGAACGGCAAATACCGCATGCGGCACTATCTCTGCTCGCCGATTCTCCGCCAGGGGCGGGTCATTGGCATGCTGAGCTTGGGTCGGAGCAGCGAAGTCGCGGCCTTTGACCGCCGGGACGGCCTCAGGGCCGAAGCGATCAGCCGGATCTTCGCGGAGCGTTTGCTCGAGGTCTCGGGCCGAGATTCGCAAGCCGAGTTTCCGAGCTCCCATTCGATGGAAACGGCCCGGTTGAGGGCCGCCCGGGCCCTGCTCCGGGCGGATTTGGGCCGCCTGGAGGATGAGGCCCGGTCATTGCCGCCGGAAGAGGCGGCCCTTTGGTGGCAAGGCTTGGCGGCCAACCAGGTGGCTCCAATCGACTTCTTTGATCGCGGTTCCAAGCGCTATGTTCTTCTCCCCTTAAACGGCCCAGGCTCGGACACGGTGGCTGCCCGGCCCCTGACGGCTCGAGAGCGCGAGATCGTCGGGCGGGTCGCGGCCGGCGACGCCAACAAGGTCATCGCCTTCGATTTGGGTTTGTCGGTGAGCACCGTGGCCAGCCATTTGGCTTCGGCGATGGCCAAGCTCGGCCTGGTTTCGCGGGTCCAGCTGGTGGAGAAATTTATAGGTCGGAAACCGTCTTGA
- a CDS encoding DNA photolyase — protein sequence MLASFAPQILLLEAAVAETPLARRLLGVFPEVRREIVESLGSWKEPQAISPAKRILAIAQAKGEAVKPFPKIKHAINLDDYVFNPISNCHLECTYCILQSYLKNNPVLTVYANTGHFLAALRNLDEAGTKPLRVGTGELSDSLALDALTGLGGEWVPFFAARKNLFLELKTKSDCIAGLLKLEHRGRTVLSWSLAPEAIVKREELKCASLAERLEAAAQAQAAGYPVGLHLDPLICHPGWEEAYDGLIAAIAARLDPKRLAWVSVGSLRFDKALKEIATERFPQTAIFAEDFIQAPDGKFRYFKTLRREMYRRVWRRLAEWSLDFPRYLCMEPPWMWEEVTAEPAPLPQVVEHSLSQRLKELAA from the coding sequence ATGCTCGCTAGCTTCGCCCCTCAAATCCTGCTTCTGGAAGCGGCGGTCGCCGAGACGCCGCTGGCTCGCCGGCTTCTTGGCGTCTTTCCCGAGGTGCGCCGCGAAATCGTGGAAAGCCTCGGTTCGTGGAAGGAGCCACAAGCGATCTCGCCGGCCAAGCGGATCCTCGCCATCGCTCAAGCCAAAGGCGAAGCCGTCAAGCCATTTCCCAAGATCAAGCACGCCATCAACTTGGACGACTATGTCTTCAACCCGATTTCCAACTGCCATCTCGAATGCACTTATTGCATCCTTCAGAGCTATTTGAAGAACAACCCGGTCCTCACGGTTTATGCCAACACCGGCCATTTTCTTGCCGCCCTGCGGAACCTGGACGAGGCCGGCACCAAGCCGCTCCGAGTCGGGACCGGCGAGCTTTCCGATTCGCTGGCTCTCGACGCCTTGACCGGCTTGGGCGGCGAGTGGGTGCCCTTCTTCGCTGCGCGAAAAAATCTTTTTTTGGAATTGAAGACCAAGAGCGACTGCATTGCGGGCCTGCTCAAGCTCGAACATCGCGGTCGCACCGTCCTCTCCTGGTCCTTGGCGCCGGAGGCCATCGTGAAGCGCGAGGAGCTCAAATGCGCCTCGCTGGCCGAGCGGCTCGAAGCCGCGGCCCAGGCTCAGGCCGCCGGTTACCCGGTCGGCCTTCATCTCGACCCGCTGATTTGTCACCCGGGTTGGGAAGAGGCTTACGACGGCTTGATCGCGGCGATCGCCGCCCGGCTCGATCCGAAGCGCCTGGCCTGGGTCAGCGTCGGCAGCCTCCGTTTCGACAAGGCCCTCAAGGAGATCGCCACCGAGCGCTTCCCTCAGACCGCGATCTTCGCCGAGGATTTCATCCAGGCTCCCGACGGGAAATTCCGCTACTTCAAGACCCTGCGCCGCGAGATGTACCGCCGGGTTTGGCGCCGCTTGGCCGAGTGGAGCTTGGATTTCCCGCGCTATCTCTGCATGGAGCCGCCCTGGATGTGGGAGGAAGTCACCGCCGAGCCGGCGCCCTTGCCCCAAGTCGTCGAACATTCCCTCAGCCAACGGCTCAAGGAATTGGCCGCGTGA
- a CDS encoding hydroxymethylpyrimidine/phosphomethylpyrimidine kinase, with product MKKPRVTTPVLVIGGLDPSGHAGLFADIRVFEELGLAWRVATTAVTAQSEKKFFAWEPVDLKLFRAQLAAAGSRVGGVKIGMLGTATHLREVLRWLKKNRPPWTVWDPVWRSSTGGQLFGGKASDFFSLLPQVDVWTPNLPEAELFLGRKIRNLAEAHRAAIELWRMGKKKSRFAVLKGGHLPKKEPASDLVIDAAGIHELRGERLAGSRRGTGCTFASALLAALVSGKTPLDSVRFAKAYVRSKLFAGGRRG from the coding sequence TTGAAGAAGCCCCGGGTCACTACTCCGGTCCTGGTCATCGGCGGCCTCGATCCTTCGGGCCACGCCGGCTTATTCGCCGACATCCGGGTTTTCGAGGAGCTGGGCCTGGCTTGGCGAGTGGCGACCACCGCCGTCACCGCCCAATCCGAAAAGAAATTCTTCGCCTGGGAGCCGGTCGACCTCAAATTATTCCGCGCCCAACTCGCCGCGGCCGGCTCCAGGGTCGGAGGGGTCAAGATCGGGATGCTCGGGACCGCCACCCATCTTCGGGAAGTTCTGCGCTGGTTGAAAAAAAATCGTCCGCCTTGGACGGTCTGGGATCCGGTCTGGCGCTCCTCGACCGGCGGCCAACTCTTTGGCGGCAAGGCCTCGGACTTCTTTTCCTTGTTGCCCCAGGTCGACGTCTGGACACCCAACCTTCCCGAAGCCGAGCTCTTTCTCGGCCGCAAGATCCGGAACCTCGCCGAAGCCCATCGCGCTGCCATCGAGCTTTGGCGGATGGGGAAGAAGAAATCGCGCTTCGCGGTCTTGAAAGGCGGCCACTTGCCGAAGAAAGAGCCGGCCAGTGACCTGGTGATCGATGCGGCCGGGATTCATGAATTGAGGGGCGAACGCCTGGCGGGCTCGAGGCGCGGAACCGGCTGCACCTTCGCCAGCGCCCTGCTCGCCGCCTTGGTCTCGGGGAAAACCCCCTTGGACTCGGTCCGATTCGCCAAGGCTTACGTCCGGAGCAAACTCTTTGCCGGGGGCCGGCGGGGCTAA
- a CDS encoding carbonic anhydrase, which produces MPRLISLCLSLLLSIPFAAWAKGPTPDEALQKLIEGNQRFVAGTSIQPNQSEERRREIAEGQNPFAIILGCSDSRVPPKILFDQGLGDLFVVRVAGNTLDEIITGSIEYGAGVLNAPLVLVLGHSKCGAVEAAIKNKPLPGHIEWLANVVRGSLVGSTCDPKDQPNCAIKFNVGWVVKQLRQSAPVLAPLVQAGKLKVVGGYYDLRSGKVEILDIP; this is translated from the coding sequence ATGCCGCGCCTCATTTCGCTTTGCCTATCCTTGCTCTTGTCGATTCCTTTCGCTGCGTGGGCCAAGGGCCCCACGCCCGATGAAGCCCTTCAAAAGCTGATCGAAGGCAACCAGCGCTTCGTCGCCGGCACCTCGATTCAACCCAATCAAAGCGAGGAGCGACGGCGTGAGATCGCCGAAGGGCAAAATCCCTTCGCCATCATTCTGGGCTGCTCCGACTCCCGGGTTCCGCCCAAGATTCTTTTTGACCAAGGCCTGGGCGATCTTTTCGTGGTTCGGGTCGCCGGAAATACCTTGGATGAAATCATCACCGGCAGCATCGAATATGGCGCCGGCGTCCTCAACGCTCCGCTGGTTTTGGTCCTGGGCCATTCCAAATGCGGGGCGGTCGAGGCGGCGATCAAGAATAAGCCCTTGCCCGGTCATATCGAATGGCTGGCTAACGTCGTCCGGGGCTCGCTGGTTGGAAGTACCTGCGATCCCAAGGACCAGCCGAACTGCGCGATCAAGTTCAATGTCGGCTGGGTCGTGAAACAGCTCCGTCAATCGGCGCCGGTGCTGGCCCCGCTGGTCCAAGCCGGCAAGCTGAAGGTGGTCGGCGGCTACTACGATTTGCGGAGCGGCAAAGTGGAAATCCTCGACATCCCCTAG
- a CDS encoding anthranilate synthase component I family protein, with protein sequence MKNVALPIAWPDSRRLAALVQAEPPAFWLDSASAGHPRSRISILALEPLEHRACKDFAEFFEFAKEADAQLSFRGPEESTAEHRRGSLTPLGTTGSIFGGGWIGRLNYEGRADFFLFDAWLELDHSTQSATVHSQDPRKADRLVRRLSAAAPSLSAWQAGPIRPDISRAEYLDQVRDIQERLRRGDCYQVNLSQGFASAGRGDAADLYLRLRQAAPAPQMAYVNLGEEQIFSASPEILLESVGRGARSYPIKGTRPRSADPARDAELAAELLASPKDAAELLMIVDLVRNDLGAVSRTGSVSVPELRRLESLPQVHHLYAVVESELAAGIGPLQALHRLSPGGSITGAPKLKAIEVIAELERGPRGIYTGSIGYAGFSGRSGFNIAIRTATLKGGDLEYRAGGGIVVDSEPEAEYRECLDKARGFFAALGTVPEGD encoded by the coding sequence GTGAAAAACGTCGCCTTGCCGATCGCCTGGCCCGACTCCCGACGCCTGGCCGCCTTGGTCCAGGCCGAGCCGCCGGCCTTTTGGCTCGACAGCGCCTCGGCCGGCCATCCGCGCTCCCGGATTTCGATTTTGGCCTTGGAGCCGCTGGAGCACCGGGCTTGCAAGGATTTTGCGGAGTTTTTCGAGTTCGCGAAAGAAGCGGACGCTCAGTTGTCATTCCGAGGCCCCGAGGAATCCACCGCGGAGCATCGTCGTGGATCCCTCACTCCGCTCGGGACGACAGGCTCGATTTTCGGCGGCGGTTGGATCGGTCGCTTGAATTACGAGGGCCGGGCCGATTTTTTTCTCTTCGACGCTTGGCTCGAGCTCGATCATTCGACCCAAAGTGCGACGGTCCATTCTCAAGATCCTCGGAAAGCCGACCGCTTGGTCCGGCGCTTGAGCGCAGCCGCTCCTTCGCTCTCCGCCTGGCAAGCGGGCCCGATCCGGCCCGACATCTCCCGCGCCGAATACCTCGATCAAGTTCGAGACATCCAGGAGCGGCTCCGCCGCGGCGATTGCTATCAGGTGAATCTCTCGCAGGGTTTCGCCAGCGCGGGTCGCGGCGATGCCGCCGACCTCTATCTTCGCTTGCGTCAAGCCGCGCCGGCGCCGCAGATGGCCTATGTCAATTTGGGCGAGGAGCAAATCTTTTCGGCTTCACCGGAGATCCTGCTCGAAAGTGTGGGCCGCGGTGCCCGCTCCTATCCGATCAAGGGAACTCGGCCGCGCTCGGCCGACCCCGCTCGCGACGCCGAGCTGGCCGCTGAACTGTTGGCCAGCCCCAAGGACGCGGCCGAGCTGCTCATGATCGTCGATTTGGTGCGCAACGACTTGGGAGCGGTCAGCCGGACCGGCTCGGTTTCGGTGCCCGAGCTCCGGCGCTTGGAAAGCCTGCCCCAAGTCCATCACCTTTACGCGGTGGTCGAATCGGAGCTGGCTGCCGGGATCGGGCCGCTCCAGGCCTTGCACCGCCTTTCGCCGGGCGGATCGATCACCGGCGCGCCCAAGCTCAAGGCCATCGAGGTGATCGCCGAGCTGGAGCGGGGGCCCCGCGGCATTTACACCGGTTCCATCGGCTATGCCGGGTTTTCGGGACGTTCGGGCTTCAACATCGCGATCCGCACCGCGACCTTGAAGGGCGGGGATTTGGAATACCGGGCCGGCGGCGGCATTGTCGTCGACTCCGAGCCCGAAGCCGAATACCGGGAGTGCCTCGACAAGGCCCGCGGCTTTTTCGCCGCGCTCGGCACCGTGCCGGAAGGCGATTAA
- a CDS encoding aminotransferase class IV, which produces MSGLVYFNGMLKHEHEVSQWTLDRSYLYGEGLFETMKATHGFIPFLSEHLQRFFRGLDLLRMPIDLSASKLEFALYQTLHHNRLKDAYLRLTLSRLNKEFGSLEPGDSVNLVVVAKALDKVSKKLYTDGASAKVIEDFRISPDPLCQVKSTNYLRNILSQRMAQEGGFDLALLLNSAGNLVEAATANLFIHDGEKFLTPPLSEGVLPGVTRRIILELLEKNYLAFEERPLKVSDLLTASEAFLTSALKEVLPLTRVNDKPIGRGIPGKETERIASLFNEEKQYRIESFESKKWGVE; this is translated from the coding sequence ATGTCCGGCCTCGTCTACTTCAACGGCATGCTCAAGCACGAGCACGAGGTTTCGCAATGGACCTTGGATCGAAGCTATCTCTACGGGGAGGGTCTCTTCGAGACGATGAAGGCCACTCACGGCTTCATTCCCTTTTTGAGCGAGCACTTGCAGCGTTTTTTCCGCGGCCTCGATTTGCTGCGAATGCCGATCGACCTCTCGGCCTCCAAGCTGGAATTCGCTCTTTACCAAACCCTGCATCACAATCGCTTGAAGGATGCCTATCTCCGCTTGACCTTGAGCCGGCTGAACAAGGAATTCGGCAGCCTCGAGCCCGGCGACAGCGTCAACTTGGTGGTCGTGGCCAAGGCGCTGGACAAGGTTTCGAAGAAGCTCTACACCGACGGCGCCTCGGCCAAGGTGATCGAGGATTTTCGCATTTCGCCCGATCCGCTCTGCCAAGTGAAGTCGACGAATTACCTCCGAAATATTCTTTCGCAACGGATGGCGCAGGAGGGCGGCTTTGACCTGGCGCTCTTGCTCAACTCGGCCGGGAATCTGGTCGAGGCTGCCACCGCCAACCTTTTCATCCACGACGGCGAAAAGTTCCTCACTCCGCCCTTGAGCGAAGGGGTTTTGCCCGGCGTCACGCGCCGGATTATTTTGGAGCTTTTGGAAAAGAATTATCTCGCCTTCGAGGAACGGCCTTTGAAAGTCTCGGATCTGCTCACCGCTTCCGAGGCCTTTCTGACCTCGGCTCTCAAGGAAGTCCTGCCCCTGACTCGGGTCAACGACAAGCCGATCGGCCGCGGGATTCCCGGCAAGGAGACCGAGCGAATCGCCTCGCTGTTCAACGAAGAGAAGCAGTACCGGATCGAGTCCTTCGAATCAAAAAAGTGGGGCGTGGAGTAA
- a CDS encoding helix-turn-helix transcriptional regulator → MARERLQISENTPPEDLGGQVVRLGSRPYLLLSFSRQPTSSEGNLTLAERQVAVAVLQGLSNAEIGNLRGSSPRTVANQIANIYRKLGIGSRSELAARWGRALSPAME, encoded by the coding sequence ATGGCTCGGGAGCGCCTTCAGATCTCAGAAAATACTCCGCCGGAGGATTTGGGCGGCCAAGTCGTCCGCCTCGGTTCCCGGCCCTACCTTCTTCTCAGCTTTAGCCGCCAGCCTACTTCCAGCGAGGGCAATCTCACCCTGGCCGAGCGTCAAGTCGCGGTCGCGGTGCTCCAAGGGCTTTCCAATGCCGAGATCGGAAATTTACGCGGCAGTTCGCCCCGCACCGTCGCCAACCAAATCGCCAATATTTACCGGAAGCTCGGCATCGGCTCGCGCAGCGAGCTGGCGGCGCGCTGGGGCCGGGCGCTTTCGCCGGCGATGGAGTGA